The Archocentrus centrarchus isolate MPI-CPG fArcCen1 chromosome 3, fArcCen1, whole genome shotgun sequence sequence CGATGGCAGTGGGTGTGGATGAAATGATGCGCGCGGACAGTCCTTTGGTCAATCCCCAGAAACCCTCCTCTTTGATCAGCTGCCTGAACGTCTCGATGATCGAGGTCCTTCCTTCAACCTAAACACATGCAATACATGTTCCATTATTATTTAGAACCACAAACCCATATCACATCTAGGTGTGGGGCTGGGTAATATGCTGAATTTAATCAGTGGAGTCAAACATTACCCTAGTTATGTTTAGTAATgtaaagtttctgtttttttttttttttaaaacagaaactgGGAGTTAgtccaagaaaaataaaatcgaGAGTCATcatcaaattaaataaagattttatttttttggtcatgtttttttttccctagctGGACCTGATCTTGAACTATACAACACCCAACTTCAAACGGAGCATCAGAATGTAGAAGAAAGGCGACTTTGAAACTCACAGAAAATCTCTACGGTTTAGAGAGTGTGGCTTAAAAGAAGAATAGGGTGGATCTGAAAAAACAAGGACATGGCCTGATGGTGTGGTACCTTGATTTTTCAGCTTTTGACTCTAATGAGACCATCCAGCCATCTTCTGCTTTGGGGTCGGGGgggggtcgggggggggggggggggggggggggggcgctgaagcctatcccagccttTGTGGGATGAGAAGtagagtacaccctgtacagttGACTTCTGTGTTGAAACAACACCATAGCTACTTCATAACTGCAAACCCCTCTGGAACCCCCCTGGAACTCTATTCTGTAACCTGACTTGCGCATCCCTGGAAAAGTAAATACATGTCGCATCAGTGCAGCACCCAACTACTGTGACtggtgggtggctgtggctcaggaggtaggttagtggttcgattcctggctgctccagcctgcatgccaaagtatccttgggcaagatactgaaccccagctgctctccgatgcaactgtcggggtgtgaatgttagatagtaagcacttagctgtagaaggaagtgcttgtatgaatgggtgtgaatgggtaaatgcaaacgtgttgtataaagcgctgtgagtgctcagctagagcagaaaagcactatatatataAACTAGTCCATCTACCATTGGCCTGTTCAGTACTGTCACATCCTCCCATGAATTTCTGGATACTTTTGCTgtagtttttgaatttatcagtgagagaatatcATCTCCTCAGTTTAAGGAAGTATAATCACAGTCTCAATATAAGAACTTAAAGATGTCAACAAATTCCTAGAGACAGACCGCTCTAATTCACActtatggccaatttagaatcactaacatgcatgtctttggactgtggggagGACGCCACGCCAGTGTGGAGGAAGCATGCGAAGctccacagaaaggccccagctgatCAATGGATTTGAAACCAGGACCTACTTCCTGTGAGGTGACGATGCCGACAGCACACCGCCATGCCCCCCTCCCTTCTAATGACACCATAGTTTACTAAATGAACACTGTTTTGTACTCGATAACACATCAAACTAAAAGCTAAGACCCTAGTCCCATCAGAGAAGTGTTTACAGAGGACACTGTTTAAAGAAGCCAAAGGGTCCTTTTTACATTGACTTCTACACACAGGCTTCTTTTTTGCAAACAGACAAGccgccctctgctggccatttgacaaaaagcagttttcttttatgtacagtctatgcTTTTAACATTCATATTTAGTGAAAAATGTGAACGCACGGGCTGGTGGTGAAATGGTGCACCCATGTACAGTCGCTGACCAATTCCTGATGACTGCAGTCCATCAAACCATCTCAGactgtatttttaaacatgacaatgagctcaCTGTACACAAATCCCctctacagtcaccagatctcaatccagcatCTATTCAATAGTGATTCATTTTTGTCTCACACTTCCTTGGCTTTtgaacttctttttttcccctcacagacaaattaaacaaacagaaataactttttttaattgatttctaTCATGCAAGTCATTCATTAAAGAGATAAGCACCATATGACTTCACAATGAAGGCAATACTGCTGAGACAGATGCACAATAACTTACCTGGACTCTGGCTCTGACCACATCCATTGGATTGGTGACAGTGGAGGCAGTAGCAGCAGCTAGAGGTCCAGCCATGGCTTGTAAAATCAGATGAGGGCAGTTGCTGGGAGCCAGTTTAGAGAGTTGCTCTGTAGAACATCACACATGCAGATATTTTATTAACCACATGGTGGGGGCGTGAAGGACTCATTCTCACTACAAATGTACTAAAACACTCAGAGCACAGAGACAAAGATAAGATAGAAAATGATTAAGAAActgattaagattaagataagaTCAAGATTAAGAAACTGCACTTACCAGCATAAAAGTGATAGAAAGGCCACCACACAGCACTGTTCGGGATATAGGTGAGTAAAGAAGCCACGTATCCCCTGTAGAAACCCCTGAAGCCATCAGCAGCAAAAATCTGAGCAATAATGTTCCTGGTTTGGCCAAACACTTTTTTTGGCTTTCCAGTCTCAGTGTTAGAGTCAAGCCGAAAGCGTGTGAGGTGCTGCCCTTGGCCCTGCATCATCAGCTGCTGAGATATGACATCTATGGGAACAGTGATGCTCTGAGCAACCAGGGAGGCCGAGCCCCCCGCCACCAGCGACTTGACCGTATTGTCCTCAGAATACTGCGAAACATACTTCCTCACCAGCTCGTAGGTGGTTATGTATGCCTGGCCTGAGATAAGTGTGAAGGTGTTGACCATGAAGCCGCGATACAGGCCTCGCACCCCCTCCGCCCGCAGGATCTTGAAGAAGGcatcaaaagtgccgccgtagAGCGATTTGCCCTTCTGCACTTGCAGTCGAGTCCGGATCAGCGTGGCCGGGTAGACTGTGGCCCGGATTGTCATTGTCATGAACAACCCGAAAGAGTAGAACTTCCTTTTGTCGAGGTCCTCCCACTCGATGATCTGGATGTTCCTTTTCTGCTGCATCCTGCCAGCCGTAGGTGCCCCCTCATCAGACTGATTCTTGCCTGACACAAAAAATAACAGAACAGTTTTTGTAAAAcacattattcatttttttaaaatattcattgtgaaaagcactttgtgacataAAACCCTTTTGTGTTGTGGGGTTTGTACGCAAACCTGATTTCATCAGGTTTGATGCAATCAGGAGGATTGAAAATCCTCCTGACTGCATCAATAACCTCTCCAATTTAGGTCACCTAGGCACGCAGACTACtgctacaaacatctgtgaaagaatgggtcgctcacaggagctcagtgaattccagcgtggtgaCTCCCGCATACGTAGTAAGATCAAATTCTATTAGACACTGATGGCTGCACTGCGAGCGTTCAGGGAAATATGAATGAGACTGCGTGACTTTATCACTATCACTGAATATATTTCTAAGTGTTGTGCTTCCAAAAATAATCTGAAGATAtacaaacatttacaaattAGGTGTTGTTGGGTGCGGGTGTTACCCAACATTGGTTTACACTGGAATTTCACAACAATCCCTATATTTTTCATCAATTTTGTTGGGCTCATTTGATTTACCATGCCAAAAACCCCAATTGCCAAAGTTTTGTTCTATTCTGATGACTAATGACAAAACTAGAAAGGATTGCATAAGAGGACCCGACCTAAAGTATGCACTTCTGTAATGCAAAGTCTGGGACAAAAAGGCGAAAATCACTGTCATTAGAATTGCCATGTCTCAGTcattttttaatcttctttcaGAAATTTTCAATAATTCAAAAAGTCTCATGCTTCTGAGTCTCACGGACTTCCATTAAACCAAAACTTTTGATGAACAGTGACTGCCAGTGAAGAAGTTCAAGGGTCATGTCATAGACAAACTAGCGCCCCAAAGCTTAAAGGttgatcttaaaaaaaaaaaaaaaaaacccaaaacatgtggctttggcaaaaacagagtcgTGTGGCTGTCATACTCTTACAAATGTCTGAACAGCGCAGATATTAACACATCACAGCAGAATGTCGCTGACCCCACTGTCAGAGAACACCGCGATCCTGAGCTAAGGTGAAGCCAACCAGCCGCAGGAGCGGCTGcgtttcagcaaaaaaaaaaaacaacacttaaaCTTAACATTGCAACTAACAcactaaaaaaaccaaaacgtGCCAGTTGCCACCTGCTGGTTAGCGCTGCTAGCTAGCATCTTTTAGCTCACGCCGAGCTAGCGCTGGAGTAAACAACGTTAGCATAGATCAGCGAGTACTTACCTATTCTGATCAATGTTTAGTTCAGTCATATGATTTGTGTAAGTCAAGCATGAAACGTCGCATCAACAACCGATTAAAAATGTGTAACTCAAACTAGCGTCGGTGAGTGGCTACAAGACAAGAAAACATGGAGTTTACCACTTACAAGCTAGTGGGCTAACTGGCAGAGATCTTCCTGCTCCCATTCAAACGCCATGCTGCTcaaacagccaatcacacgctgcacgtcttcttcttgtggtttTACAGACGGTTTGCAAACCAGCTTAAaggtgcattaccgccacctactggactggggTGTGGATCAGGAAGTGAacggaaaaaaacaaaaacaaaaaaccccttATATTCTGTCTATTAAGCCCGTTCTTCTCATAAAATTCATCAAATGACCATAAACTTGCGACAGCCCCTTTTCAAGAAGAACCTCCAATGTGAAAATAATCTTCAGCTGTTTATAAGTTTCCATCAATTCCTTTCTCTCCCGGTCATGTGCCCGACACGCTAACAGTACATGCTGAACTGATTCCGGTTCAGTGCAGTGCGCACACTGTCCATTTGGGTGCTTGCCTATCAACCGGAGAGCTTTATTAAGACCTGTGTGTCCTAATCGAAGACGAGTGATTACTATCTCTTCTTTCTGGTTCCTACTCACTCTCTTCCCATGACCAACATGCCTTTGAATATTACAAAGATGCCTTCCTGTGTCACAAATGTCCCAGTGCTCCTGCCATATTTTCCAGacttgaataataataatgcgcTTGACTTCAGCTTTACTCAGTGGTATCTGTAAATCAACAGATTACACTTCCAATGACTGCTTAGCCAGTATATCCACAtcctcattttctttcacaACTACCTGTGCTGGAACCCAAAGAAAACCCACTTTTACAGCCCTATTTCACAAGCTTTGCAGACTATAATATATTTCATATACATCTAATCTACACAAATTCCCAGATCTAATACTCATTAGATCTGACAAGCTATCTGATGCAATAAGTACATCTTCTTGATTGTTTCCTTCTGCCCACTGTAAACCCAGCATTATGGCCACCAGTTCTACAGTGTATACTGACAGATAATCTGTTGCTCTTTTCCTAATAGAAACTCCAGGTTGTTGGATGAAGACTTCCACACCGGTGCGCCCAGACTCTGGATCTTTTGACCCATCTATAACTATTATGACCTTATCTGTGTACCGCTTCATCAAGTAACTGTGCAATGTACTGAATAAGTGTGTGACTGGACTTTCCTTTTATTGCCTTTTGTATGTAAAAGTCCACAGATGGCATGACAAATTCTGCTTCAATTTTATTGGTGGTTGGCAAACAACGAAATGGAGCATTGCCGCCACCAACTGGTATAGCATGTGGACTACAATATCgctcaaaacaaataaacaacaacaacaacaaaaaaaaaaaccctcaaatccTGACACAAATGAGTCTTTCTTAAAAACCGAATATGGCATGATAGTTTTCACTTCTTGGGTTCTTTTGAAATctatcatgtacattgtatatagtgttattattagtagtattaaggttaatattgtttgttgattttatatatattcttttcttaatagtg is a genomic window containing:
- the LOC115778091 gene encoding solute carrier family 25 member 44-like isoform X2, which translates into the protein MQQKRNIQIIEWEDLDKRKFYSFGLFMTMTIRATVYPATLIRTRLQVQKGKSLYGGTFDAFFKILRAEGVRGLYRGFMVNTFTLISGQAYITTYELVRKYVSQYSEDNTVKSLVAGGSASLVAQSITVPIDVISQQLMMQGQGQHLTRFRLDSNTETGKPKKVFGQTRNIIAQIFAADGFRGFYRGYVASLLTYIPNSAVWWPFYHFYAEQLSKLAPSNCPHLILQAMAGPLAAATASTVTNPMDVVRARVQVEGRTSIIETFRQLIKEEGFWGLTKGLSARIISSTPTAIVMVVGYETLKKLSLRPELVDSRHW
- the LOC115778091 gene encoding solute carrier family 25 member 44-like isoform X1, which encodes MGAGRSLPVSPLACKNQSDEGAPTAGRMQQKRNIQIIEWEDLDKRKFYSFGLFMTMTIRATVYPATLIRTRLQVQKGKSLYGGTFDAFFKILRAEGVRGLYRGFMVNTFTLISGQAYITTYELVRKYVSQYSEDNTVKSLVAGGSASLVAQSITVPIDVISQQLMMQGQGQHLTRFRLDSNTETGKPKKVFGQTRNIIAQIFAADGFRGFYRGYVASLLTYIPNSAVWWPFYHFYAEQLSKLAPSNCPHLILQAMAGPLAAATASTVTNPMDVVRARVQVEGRTSIIETFRQLIKEEGFWGLTKGLSARIISSTPTAIVMVVGYETLKKLSLRPELVDSRHW